In one Acidobacteriota bacterium genomic region, the following are encoded:
- a CDS encoding aspartate kinase has translation MSRLVLKFGGTSVGSAAAITQAAGVAAGLRRDGHEVVVVTSAMSGVTDLLLAGAHAAAAGQLGRFLDIAASLRAKHLEACTALFDDPAAFQAVLSPIEQRLGELSRLAEALAVLGEASPRALDAVSSLGERMSVHLLAGALRRTGVASPPVDAADVVRTDDEFQAAVPLMADTRQLAQERLLPIARQGDVPVVTGFVGATAAGVVTTLGRGGSDYSAAILGAALDADEVWIYTDVDGVLTADPRVVPEARTLDLLTYREMSELAYFGAKVLHPKTILPALERGIPLRIKNTFNPSHDGTLVVAQTEGGRGVLKGVTAIERQSLVTLEGRGMLGVPGIAGRTFAAVARTGTSVPMISQSSSEQSICFVAPQASAVRVIDELRREFEHELARQDIESIWALDDIVVVTAVGSAIRQTPGVAGRVFGAVGAADINVIAIAMGSSECSISLVVEARYARAAVRAIHRLLEA, from the coding sequence GTGTCTCGTCTCGTTTTGAAATTCGGTGGCACATCCGTTGGCAGTGCCGCGGCCATCACCCAGGCAGCCGGCGTCGCTGCCGGCCTCCGCCGTGACGGGCACGAAGTCGTCGTCGTCACTTCGGCCATGAGCGGGGTCACCGACCTGCTGCTCGCGGGCGCGCACGCGGCGGCGGCGGGCCAGCTCGGCCGCTTTCTCGACATCGCCGCCAGCCTGCGGGCGAAGCACCTCGAGGCCTGCACGGCGCTGTTTGACGACCCCGCGGCCTTCCAGGCCGTGCTCAGCCCCATCGAACAACGCCTCGGCGAGCTGTCGCGGCTGGCCGAAGCGCTGGCCGTGCTCGGCGAGGCCTCGCCGCGTGCCCTCGATGCGGTCTCGTCGCTCGGCGAGCGGATGAGCGTGCACCTGCTCGCGGGGGCGCTGCGCCGAACCGGCGTGGCGTCGCCGCCAGTCGATGCCGCCGACGTCGTCCGGACCGACGACGAGTTCCAGGCGGCGGTGCCGCTGATGGCCGACACGCGGCAGCTGGCCCAGGAGCGGCTGCTGCCGATCGCCCGACAGGGCGACGTGCCGGTCGTGACGGGCTTCGTCGGCGCGACCGCCGCCGGCGTGGTCACGACGCTCGGCCGCGGCGGCAGCGACTACAGCGCCGCCATCCTCGGCGCCGCGCTCGACGCCGACGAGGTCTGGATCTACACCGACGTCGACGGCGTGCTCACGGCCGACCCGCGCGTCGTGCCCGAGGCGCGCACGCTCGATCTGCTCACCTATCGCGAGATGTCGGAGCTCGCGTACTTCGGCGCGAAGGTCCTGCACCCCAAGACCATCCTGCCGGCACTCGAACGCGGGATCCCGCTGCGCATCAAGAACACGTTCAACCCGTCGCACGACGGCACGCTCGTCGTCGCGCAGACCGAGGGCGGACGCGGCGTGCTCAAGGGCGTGACGGCCATCGAGCGCCAGAGCCTCGTGACGCTCGAGGGCCGGGGCATGCTCGGCGTGCCGGGCATCGCGGGGCGCACGTTCGCGGCCGTGGCCCGGACCGGCACGAGCGTGCCGATGATCTCGCAGTCGTCCTCCGAGCAGAGCATCTGCTTCGTCGCCCCACAGGCGTCGGCCGTCCGGGTCATCGACGAGCTCCGGCGCGAGTTCGAGCACGAGCTGGCCCGGCAGGACATCGAGAGCATCTGGGCGCTCGACGACATCGTCGTCGTGACGGCCGTCGGGTCGGCCATCCGGCAGACGCCCGGCGTGGCCGGCCGGGTCTTCGGCGCCGTCGGTGCCGCCGACATCAACGTGATTGCGATTGCGATGGGCTCGTCCGAGTGCAGCATCAGCCTCGTCGTCGAAGCGCGCTACGCGCGCGCGGCGGTGCGGGCGATCCACCGGCTGCTCGAGGCCTGA